In Mycobacterium branderi, the DNA window ATGACAAACGTCTCGTCGACGTGCGCACACACCCGTCGACCCAAGAACGACGGCTTGGTGATCACGTCGAACCGTGCCCGCACAGAATCGCCGTCGACGCTGAACTGCGGCAGCGTGGTGGCCTCGATCAACCGGAATTGCGGGCCGCGATTCAGGCTGCGCCGCAAGTGGTTTCCGGAAAATCCCGTCTTGATGCCCTGCTCGATCCGCACACAGCCCGGCGCGAATGGAACAGCGTCGGCGTCGTGGCTGACCAGCGCGTCGATATAGGCCTGCGCCGCGGCAATGCGGTCGTCGTCGGAAACCACTAGATGCGCTCGATGATGGTGCCCGTCGACAGGGCCCCGCCCGCGCACATGGTGATCAGCGCGGTGCTCTGATCGGAGCGCTCC includes these proteins:
- a CDS encoding nuclear transport factor 2 family protein, whose product is MVSDDDRIAAAQAYIDALVSHDADAVPFAPGCVRIEQGIKTGFSGNHLRRSLNRGPQFRLIEATTLPQFSVDGDSVRARFDVITKPSFLGRRVCAHVDETFVIPDGKIHHIRAQLRPFIQR